In one window of Syngnathus scovelli strain Florida chromosome 20, RoL_Ssco_1.2, whole genome shotgun sequence DNA:
- the LOC125990001 gene encoding janus kinase and microtubule-interacting protein 3-like — MLYEALPQRDCPATDGEKASHAAVNDVLTADQREELRSAVDQWKRALMCELRERDACILQDRMDLLHSAQQRNKELKEFIEAQKRQIKQLEEKFLFLFLVFSLAFILWP, encoded by the exons atgttgtacgaggcgctaccgcagcgggactgccccgccacggacggcgaaaaagccagccacgctgccgtgaatgacgtgctgacggcggatcagagagaagagcttaggagcgccgtggaccaatggaagcgagccctgatgtgcgagttgagggagcgcgacgcttgcatcctccaagatagaatggatctgctgcacagcgcgcaacag aggaacaaagagctgaaagaattcatcgaagctcagaagagacaaatcaaacaattggaggagaagtttctgtttctctttctagtcttctccttggccttcattctgtggccctaa